From Daucus carota subsp. sativus chromosome 6, DH1 v3.0, whole genome shotgun sequence, the proteins below share one genomic window:
- the LOC108224388 gene encoding uncharacterized protein LOC108224388, whose amino-acid sequence MDPCPFVRIVVKNLALKFGVLKSDTFCYCKIKLRDFATQTSKICVVLQENQQIDDQIHASFNLKKSDFEKLMEKSGVSKRPFCVKVEIFAGKGEISCGFGGGKKIGSVSLDLKSVENRVCVIQNGWVEIGNGVKLNLNVRIEPDPRFVFQFDGEPECSPQVFQVNGNVRQAVFTCEFGFRNSGGERNLRTRSIESESNKSRSCLTSLRSDKEIHPKERKGWSITIHDLSGSPVACASMVTPFVPSSGTNRVCRSNPGAWLILTPGQATWKPWGRLEAWLEKGDHLGYKFEHFPDGGIDAITLTNSKLSTKNGGKFIIDNSTGPSPMSTPSSSFDSGSISSSDVGSGSWAHLLYRGFVMSSTVMGGGKCSKPEVEISTHHVSCTEDAAAFVALAAAMDLSMDACRSFSSKLRKELRQPGHE is encoded by the exons ATGGATCCCTGTCCTTTTGTGAGGATTGTGGTGAAGAATCTTGCTCTGAAGTTTGGAGTCTTGAAATCAGATACTTTTTGCTATTGCAAGATCAAGTTGAGGGATTTTGCTACACAGACCTCCAAGATTTGTGTTGTTCTGCAAGAAAACCAGCAGATTGATGACCAGATTCATGCTTCTTTCAACTTGAAAAAGTCAGACTTTGAGAAATTGATGGAGAAATCAGGGGTTTCCAAGAGACCCTTTTGTGTTAAGGTTGAGATTTTTGCTGGGAAAGGTGAAATTTCATGTGGGTTTGGAGGGGGGAAGAAGATAGGGAGTGTTTCTTTGGATTTGAAGAGTGTGGAGAACAGGGTTTGTGTGATTCAGAATGGGTGGGTAGAGATTGGGAATGGGGTCAAGTTGAATTTGAATGTGAGGATTGAGCCTGACCCCAGATTTGTGTTTCAGTTTGATGGTGAGCCTGAGTGCAGTCCTCAGGTTTTTCAGGTCAATGGGAATGTTAGGCAAGCTGTTTTTACTTGTGAATTTGGTTTCAGAAATTCGGGCGGTGAGCGCAATTTGAGAACAAG ATCTATAGAATCAGAATCCAACAAGTCGAGAAGCTGTTTAACATCACTGCGCAGTGATAAAGAAATACACCCAAAAGAGCGAAAAGGATGGTCAATTACAATCCATGACCTATCAGGATCACCTGTCGCTTGTGCATCAATGGTGACACCATTTGTCCCTTCCAGTGGAACTAACCGTGTCTGCCGTTCAAATCCAGGCGCCTGGCTCATTCTTACGCCTGGCCAGGCAACCTGGAAGCCATGGGGCCGTCTTGAGGCATGGCTCGAAAAGGGTGACCATCTCGGTTACAAGTTTGAGCACTTTCCTGATGGCGGTATTGATGCCATCACTCTCACCAATTCCAAGCTGAGTACAAAAAACGGTGGGAAATTCATAATTGACAACAGTACCGGTCCCTCTCCAATGAGCACTCCAAGCAGCAGCTTTGATTCCGGGTCCATATCCAGTTCAGATGTCGGGTCAGGGTCATGGGCACACTTATTATATCGAGGGTTTGTGATGTCATCAACCGTAATGGGTGGTGGAAAGTGCAGCAAGCCAGAAGTGGAGATCAGTACACACCATGTATCGTGCACGGAAGATGCAGCTGCTTTTGTTGCTTTAGCAGCTGCAATGGATCTAAGCATGGACGCGTGCAGATCGTTCTCAAGTAAACTACGAAAGGAGTTAAGGCAACCGGGTCACGAGTAA